In the Euphorbia lathyris chromosome 5, ddEupLath1.1, whole genome shotgun sequence genome, one interval contains:
- the LOC136229043 gene encoding probable thimet oligopeptidase has product MADSQGNTEDLTLRRRKRDRNLLALTGAAALLAVTATFAISAFNSHRKKSKKKDLQGSSVRANLSATDILKLAGRIIAKSQEVHDAIASIPLDKVTYANVVVPLADLEAHQFPLIQSCVFPKFVSTVEDVRKASSEADRRIDAHISTCRKREDIYLAVKAVALKGELMNTDAKQYIKCLVTDFERSGLNLTVTKRDEAQRLRVQIDELSLRYVQNLNDDKTYLMFSETELAGLPSEYVKSLDKAENGKYKVRMKSHHVLPLLEFCKVGTTRRTVVMAYGKRCGEVNLSVLERLVELRHKYARLFGFSSYADYAVDLRMAKTSSKVFEFLEDISATLTDLATWELNVLKGMKKKEEGELPFGIEDLLYYVKRAEADQFDLDFQALRQYFPVDLVLSGIFKIVQDLFGLRFQEIADAEVWHNDVCIFSVYDLSSGELLGYFYLDLYKREGKHCHTCVVALQNGALSSNGVRQIPVPLLIAQLQKGINGQPCLLRFAEVVSLFHEFGHVVQHICNRASFAKFSGLRVDPDFVEIPALLLENWCYESFSLKLISGFHQDITKPIKDDICKSLKRWRYFFAALKLKQEILYCLFDQIVYSADNVDIVELFKHLHLKVMLGLPMLEGANPASCFPRSAIGYEAACYSRIWSEVFAADIFTSKFRDDLLNHNVGMRFREKVLAPGGAKEPIEILSDFLGREPSIQAFIDCRAEYGLQC; this is encoded by the exons ATGGCGGACAGTCAAGGAAACACCGAGGATTTGACTCTTAGACGCCGTAAGAGAGACCGGAACTTACTCGCTTTAACCGGCGCTGCTGCTCTTCTCGCTGTCACTGCTACCTTTGCTATTTCCGCCTTCAATTCTCATCGCAAAAAGTCAAAGAAGAAAG ATCTTCAGGGGTCTTCTGTTCGCGCCAATCTATCTGCTACTGATATTCTGAAATTAGCTGGCCGGATCATTGCCAAGTCTCAGGAGGTTCATGATGCTATTGCTTCTATTCCCCTTGATAAG GTCACCTATGCCAATGTTGTTGTACCCTTGGCAGATTTGGAAGCACATCAGTTTCCGTTGATTCAGTCTTGTGTATTTCCGAAGTTTGTGTCTACTGTGGAAGATGTAAGGAAAGCAAGTTCTGAAGCTGACCGGAGAATAGATGCTCACATTTCAACGTGCAG AAAACGCGAGGATATATATCTTGCAGTGAAAGCTGTTGCTTTGAAAGGGGAGTTGATGAACACTGACGCAAAGCAATATATTAAGTGTCTG GTCACAGACTTTGAGCGGAGTGGTCTGAACCTTACTGTTACTAAGAGAGACGAAGCTCAACGCTTAAGAGTTCAAATTGATGAGCTAAGCTTGCGATATGTTCAGAATTTGAATGATGATAAAACTTATCTTATGTTTAGTGAAACTGAACTAGCTGGATTACCATCAGAGTATGTGAAG AGCTTAGATAAAGCTGAAAATGGTAAATATAAGGTCAGAATGAAAAGTCATCATGTTCTGCCACTGCTAGAGTTTTGCAAG GTAGGAACAACAAGGAGGACTGTGGTAATGGCATATGGGAAGAGGTGTGGAGAAGTCAATCTTTCTGTCTTAGAACGTTTG GTGGAATTGCGCCACAAATATGCTCGTTTATTTGGATTTTCAAGTTATGCTGATTATGCTGTTGATCTCAGAATGGCAAAGACATCATCAAAG GTTTTTGAATTCTTAGAAGATATATCTGCCACTTTAACAGATCTGGCAACTTGGGAACTCAATGTGTTGAAAGGCATGAAG AagaaagaggaaggagaacTTCCATTTGGAATTGAAGACCTATTATACTATGTGAAGAGGGCTGAAGCAGACCAGTTTGATCTGGACTTCCAAGCTCTTAGGCAGTACTTCCCTGTTGATTTGGTTTTATCTGGGATTTTTAAAATAGTGCAAGACCTTTTTG GATTAAGATTTCAGGAAATTGCAGATGCTGAGGTTTGGCATAATGACGTTTGCATCTTTTCAGTGTATGACTTGAGTTCTGGTGAACTCTTGGGTTATTTCTATCTTGATTTATATAAAAG GGAAGGAAAACATTGTCATACTTGTGTGGTGGCTCTTCAAAATGGTGCACTATCAAGCAATGGTGTACGGcag atTCCGGTGCCATTACTCATAGCTCAGCTGCAAAAGGGTATTAATGGTCAGCCTTGTTTATTGAGATTCGCTGAAGTGGTTAGCCTTTTCCATGAGTTTGGCCATGTG GTCCAGCATATTTGCAATCGTGCATCATTTGCCAAATTCTCTGGGTTGCGTGTTGATCCCGACTTTGTGGAAATTCCTGCTCTCTTGCTAGAAAACTG GTGCTATGAGAGCTTCTCCTTAAAGCTGATATCTGGCTTCCACCAG GACATAACAAAGCCCATCAAGGATGACATTTGCAAGTCGCTCAAGAGATGGCGGTATTTTTTTGCTGCACTTAAATTGAAGCAGGAAATACTTTATT GTCTGTTTGATCAAATTGTATATTCCGCGGATAACGTTGACATTGTTGAGTTATTCAAGCATCTCCATCTGAAG GTCATGTTAGGTCTACCAATGTTGGAAGGGGCCAATCCAGCCTCATGTTTCCCACGCAGTGCCATCGGCTATGAAGCTGCTTGTTATAGTCGCATTTGGAGTGAG GTCTTTGCTGCTGACatattcacctcaaaattcCGTGATGATCTTTTGAACCACAATGTTGGCATGCGGTTTAGGGAAAAG GTACTGGCCCCGGGAGGAGCAAAGGAACCGATTGAAATTTTATCAGATTTTCTCGGAAGGGAACCATCAATTCAGGCATTTATTGATTGCAGAGCTGAATATGGCTTACAATGTTAA